Proteins from a genomic interval of Trichoderma breve strain T069 chromosome 2, whole genome shotgun sequence:
- a CDS encoding zinc-binding dehydrogenase domain-containing protein — protein sequence MCCSGCNLCGECVDCKGPVEKRLKGYVGTTLPGAFSDFTVVDARYAVVLPDTMSFVTAAPLTCAGATAWRAVQSTKAQPGEWIGIVGSGGGLGHLAIQFAVKAGVNVIAVDAREEGLELSRECGAQLVLDARKGDEQLTTAITEAIGDDKIKATIVLSDHETACDTACAITRPHGTIIQVAQPLRVSFPFRAIIFKDLHFEGSLVSGQKELEDMIHFVLKHKIRVKTNIYEDLDSVNLVADAARSGKVSGKLVVVLDRAAVEADKAKDCW from the exons ATGTGCTGCTCGGGCTGCAA TCTTTGCGGAGAGTGCGTCGACTGCAAGGGCCCAGTCGAGAAGCGCTTGAAGGGATATGTTGGAACCACCCTGCCTGGAGCATTTTCAGACTTCACCGTCGTCGATGCTCGCTATGCCGTCGTTCTTCCAGATACGATGAGCTTTGTTACCGCTGCTCCGTTGACTTGTGCAGGAGCTACAGCGTGGAGAGCAGTTCAGTCGACAAAGGCGCAGCCAGGAGAATGGATCGGTATCGTTGGTAGCGGAGGTGGTTTGG GTCATCTCGCCATCCAATTTGCCGTCAAGGCAGGCGTCAACGTAATCGCTGTAGATGCCCGCGAAGAAGGCCTTGAGTTGTCGAGAGAATGTGGAGCTCAACTCGTGCTTGATGCCCGCAAAGGAGATGAACAACTGACAACCGCTATAACAGAAGCTATTGGGGATGATAAGATTAAAGCGACTATCGTACTGTCAGACCACGAGACAGCGTGTGATACCGCTTGTGCAATCACTCGACCTCATGGGACCATCATTCAGGTGGCTCAGCCTCTACGAGTGTCGTTTCCCTTTcgcgccatcatcttcaaggacCTGCATTTCGAGGGATCGTTGGTGTCAGGTCAGAAAGAACTCGAGGACATGATCCATTTCGTGTTGAAGCACAAGATTCGTGTCAAAACCAACATTTACGAAGATCTCGACTCTGTCAATCTCGTAGCTGATGCTGCGCGTTCGGGGAAAGTGAGCGggaagctggtggtggtCTTGGATCGCGCGGCTGTCGAAGctgacaaggccaaagatTGCTGGTAG
- a CDS encoding hydrophobic surface binding protein A domain-containing protein, protein MQFKSLLLATVLSLSHVQALTAKDVTNSISNITTLSADTLDLVKGLNTENVEADGLQAFKNFRQIVHDANETTTMIAASGNTTFAEDDQKDLCETFTGFVKTQQDLLQALVSQKGLLGPIPLSMPIGAILRFLETYVDRLSNSVIGLVPTCADESKKELEGLDKNFNETLDTYPIKLHLPEVNGTSLEAFFEAYLP, encoded by the exons ATGCAGTTCAAATCCCTCCTTCTAGCTACCGTCCTATCGTTGAGCCACGTGCAAGCCTTGACAGCAAAAGACGTaaccaacagcatctccaacattACTACCCTTTCGGCCGACACGTTGGACCTGGTCAAAGGTCTTAATACTGAGAATGTGGAGGCAGATGGATTA CAAGCGTTCAAGAACTTCCGCCAGATTGTCCACGATGCCAATGAGACTACAACAATGATAGCAGCTTCAGGCAACACTACCTTTGCCGAGGATGACCAAAAGGACCTTTGCGAAACCTTTACTGGC TTTGTCAAGACCCAGCAAGATCTCCTCCAGGCGCTCGTCAGTCAAAAAGGCCTCTTAGGGCCCATACCTCTTAGCATGCCCATTGGTGCcatcttgcgcttcttggagaCGTATGTCGACAGGCTCTCTAATTCAGTCATCGGGCTAGTGCCGACCTGCGCAGATGAGTCTAAGAAGGAATTGGAGGGGCTTGATAAGAACTTTAATGAGACTTTGGATACATACCCGATTAAGTTGCATCTTCCTGAGGTGAATGGCACCTCGCTTGAAGCTTTTTTTGAAGCTTACTTACCCTGA